The Hippopotamus amphibius kiboko isolate mHipAmp2 chromosome 13, mHipAmp2.hap2, whole genome shotgun sequence sequence AATCAACATCTTGGATCTGTCATGCTAATAATTATGGCTGTACATCACAAGTGAGCTCAACAAAAGTGATGATCTTGATGAGACCTCACTGGTCACAGAGACGCTTGGGCCGAAACAAGTACGGATAGGTTCCAAAACCACGGGCCCCCCCTTGCCGTGTGGGCCCTCAAGTCTCCAGGGACCCCGGGGCGTCGAGACGACCCCAGGTCGCTGTGTCTCCCCCAGTGGAGCCCGAGGTGAAGCTCATTGGCAACATCCACGGCAACGAGGTGGCGGGCCGGGAGGTGCTCCTCTACCTGGCCCAGTACCTGTGCTCCGAGTACCTGCTGGGCAGCCCCCGCATCCAGCGCCTGCTCAACACCACCCGCGTCCACCTGCTGCCCTCCATGAACCCCGACGGCTACGAGGTGGCGGCTGCCGAGGTGAGCGCCCACGGGCTGGCCCCGCGGCTGCTGCCTTCCACTTTCCCCGTCCGCTCCCCCGCCAGCGGTTGTGCGGGGGTCTCTGCGCCCGCCGACCTGGGGGACGGAGACTCAGCGGGCATCTGCCTGGGCAAGGTCGtgcttgggggcggggggcagaccGATGGCAGTAAGTCTGTGGTGGGTTAAAAGGTGATGTGCGTTGTGGAAACAGGATGATGGGGGTCGAGGGGGAGGAGCCGGCGAGGAGGAGGAGCCGGCGTCGAGGGGGAGGAGCCGGTGCTAGCtggaaggcggggggggggggggggggggggtgggggggggggtggggggtgggggggtggggggtggggtgggggcccagAGGAGGTGACCCTGAGCAGGGcctgcaggaggtggggagcCAGCAGTGCAGCCCTGGCGAGGGGTATTCCAGGTGGGGCACAGCCAGTGCAGGGCCTGACGGTGGAGGATCAGCCTGGAGGATCTGATGGCAGTGGCGGTCAAGGGCGGCTCCCAGGTTCATCACATGAAGCCAGAGAGAAACCGCAGGCCCCGCCTGCGCCTCTCAGCCCAGCCCTGTGCCCCCCACCAGGAGGATCAGGGTAGGCGTGCTGACCCCTGGTTGCGGGGTCCTGTGTGTTCAGGGTGCCGGCTATAACGGGTGGACGAGCGGGAGGCAGAACGCACAGAACCTGGACCTGAACCGCAACTTCCCTGACCTGACGTCCGAGTACTACCGCCTGGCCTCGACCCGCGGCGTGCGCAGCGACCACATCGCCATCCCACAGCACTACTGGTGGGGTAAGGTAGGAGCCGCGCCGGGCCCCTCGGGTGCATCCGAGGGTCTCTGGTTATTCCGGGACCCTCGGGTGTCACCCCTCCCCAGGGCAGGAGTGCACGGCGTTTTACAGCCTTAGCCTCCGAGCCTCGGTTTTctgcctgtgaaatggggataatccTCACTGGGCCGTTGGTGGGATTCGGGGAGCATGCGCTGAAAGCACCCAGAGTCTGGCAGGTGCCCAGTGGCGGTGCccaggagggctgcctggaggcgGTGGCATCcgcagggggtggggaagagagtgCCGGGCTGGAGTGCACGTGTGAGTGCCTGGTGGGGCCTGAACGGAATCCTAGAGCTCGGGCATGGGGCCAGGTGGTGGGCGGGGACGTGCCTGGTCCCGAGGACCGCCTCCTCCGCCTGGGCAGGTGGCCCCCGAGACGAAGGCAATAATGAAGTGGATGCGGACCATCCCCTTCGTGCTCTCGGCCAGTCTCCACGGGGGCGACCTGGTGGTGTCCTATCCCTTCGACTTCTCCAAGCATCCCCAGGAGGAGAAGATGTTTTCTCCCACGCCTGACGAGAAGGTGAGAGGCTGGCTGGGCGGGCGTGCTGTGGGTGCAGGGGAGGCGGGGGTGTGGGTGGTGGCCTCGGGGCCCTGGAGTCCTTCCGGTTACTGGTCGGTGAAGCCCATGGAGCTCTGAAGTGTCAGGAGCCTTCTAGGCCCACCTCCaaaccccctcctccaggaagccttccagccAGCTGggagcagcccctccctcctctggccaccccccccTTCCATCAGTGTCTGTCTGGGAGCTCCTGGGGTGGGGACCCTGGCCGAGTGCCGTCCCCCCGGCCGCCCGTGTTTTATGTCCCAGGGAAGCTGGGGTTCCGGGCGACACCGGCAGAGGGCAGTGCTGCATCGCGCATGGCGCCCGGCGCCCCCTGCTCCTGGTGGACCGGTTGTTAAGGGTCAGGTACCCTGGGCTGCAGTGGGATCAGAGCAGGAATTCTGGCCCCAGCGGTCACCTGGGCCCTGAGGAGACCCTTCCCCCCTCCGGGCCTGTTTCCCTCGCGGGTCAGCCCAGCAGGGAATGAGACCCGTCATGATGGCCAGACCCCTCACCACCCCGTTCTTCCCTTGCCCAGGGCACCCCCCGCCCTGACGGAGACCAGAGGCTGGTCTTCTGGAAAGGGTGTGGGGGTTGAAAAaactgaggccagggagggggGTGATCTTTGTTGGGCCACAGCCAAGTGCACTGGAGCTTAGTGGCCCAAACTGCCCAgatggcccccacccccaggccagctcctgcccCCGCTCCCTGCTCGGGAGGCAGGAGATTTTCCTGCCCTCCTGGGAGACAGAGCTTGAAGGTCTTTCCTTGACAGGCCTGAGGGGGTTGGGAGGGTCTGAGCTGTCCACTTGGTCACTCAGCAGGCCCCTGGTGGACTGGACTCAGGCTGGAGAGCCAGGCCTGACCTCTGCCTCCTCGCACTTTCTACCTGGTACTGGGGgaagggcggggagggtggggctggtCCTGGACGGACAAGTGCCCGGAGCTGGCTCCCCCCTGTTCTCCCGCGGCCACTCGGAGGTCATCGCTGTCTCACCCCgcctctccctgtgtgtgccaggccccacccccaccgcagtGAACAGGACTGGGCCCTGCGCTGAGGGTCCTCGTCTGGGGTGGGAGACAGACCCAGAAATGGGCAACGATGAGAGGGTGTGGCCTGACCAGGATGgggctgcccaggaggccaggacgCACagggatggtgtgtgtgtgtgtgtgtgtctgtgtgtgtgtgtgtgtgtgtgtgtctgtgtgtgtgtctgtgtgtgtgtgtctgtgtgtgtgtgtgtgtgtgcatgcacatgtgtgtggTGAGCCCTCAGCCTTAAGGTGGACTTTAAGAAGGATGTCCTCAGGGGACAGCTATCCCAGTAGAGCCTGAAAGGTCAGGTGGGCACTCCCCCAGACCCCCAGGAGGGAGGGTTCAGGGGCCTGTGGGCAGTGGGAGCTAGGGAGGCCCAGCGGGGATGGGCTGAGCCCGCCTCCTCCAGAGCTGGGGGGCAGCACCTGTGTCCCCGTGACTCTTCCTGCCCTTGTTCATTCTTGCtcccactcactcactcaccgACTCCTACGACCAGCACTGTCTAGTGCCTGGAGGGGTGCCAGGTTCCATGCTTGGTGCAGGTGGGTCGTCTCCCCTGTGCCTGGCCGCCGTCCACTGTGCTCTCTGAGACCAGGGCCAACTTCTGGGTGAGGCCTGTGTCCTCCAGGCAGCAGGAGCCCCTTGGGGGCTGGACTGAGCATTTCTGGATCTCAGGGGCTGATGCTTGAAGGTGCCTCTGGAGGGGAAGTTCGCCTCAACAAGTCCCCGCAGAGTCAGAACACAGAGAGCCTTCCCCACCAGCCATCAATCACCGATCAATAACCCTTCAGCCCTGCAGCCAGCGGTGGTCTCTGTGGAAACCAGGCTCCCAGGAGAGGCTCGGGGAGTGGGGGAACATGAGGAGGGCTTGGCCAGGGTGTCCAAGTCACACCCCCAAACCTCCATGGTGCCCAGTGGGTGAGGGCCAGCGCCTCAGGGCAGGGTTCAGGGCCCCCAAATTGGCCAGGGCTGCCCGCCCTGCCCGCTCTGTGCCCCCTACACCTGCCCCTTCTGCCAGAATCCTACTCCCCAGCTGGGCTCAAGCTCCATCCTGCCGTCCAAGCCTCCCTGATGCAGTCCGCCCCGCAGTGGGAAGGAGTTGAGGTGTGTCCCAGGCAGGCTGGTCCTTCTCCGTGGCCCCGACCCGTGTTCCTGGGCCCGTGTCAGTCCACGTCTGCCCCTCCTAGCAGCCCCCCGCACCCCACCTTGTTTCATTTGGAGTGGTCATTGCCTCTGTGTCTTTCCCCCGCCCACCCACGCCTGGCCCCCTGGTGAAGCTCCTTCCCCCAGGTGGGGACTGTTTCTGGCCGGGCCTGGGGCTCCAGCGCCCTGGGGTTGTGGGGACTGGCGGTGACTTTCCCTGCTCTCCTGAGGGGGCTGACTGACAGGCGACAGGAGGAGGCCTCAgggcaggatggagagagggaccGGGAGGGAGCATGGTGGGGGGAGCAGACCTTGGAGAGGGGTTGGGTCAGCCTCCCCTCACCAGCCTAGGTCCTGCTCTGCAGACAGATGGCGGAGGCCAGAGAGGTGGGGACCGGAGCAGAGTTCCAGAAACAACCCCATCAGCATCTGGACGCCTGGTGGCTGATCTGACCACCGGCGTGGGTGGCAGGGGCCGCTGGCAGGGTGGCGGTCCCTAACTGCCAACCTTGGTGGCTGAAGTACACGCGCGGGGTTGTATTTTGGGTGCTTGGTTTGTGTCTGTGGGGCTGAGCTGAAGCTTCAGTCTTATCCCTGAGAAACCAGACCCATCCTTCCCCAGCCCCGAGGTCGGTGTCTGGCCTGGAGCATCTCCCCATTCCTGACcccacctgcccacctccccTTTCCTTAAAGAGGGGTCCCCCTCCCAGGACAGACCTCGCCAGGGGCCGTGGGGCCTGACAGGCCCAGTTCAGGTGGGCGCCCGTCCCCTATCCATCTGACCCCCACTTGGAGCCTCCACCCTGGGTCAGACCCGCGTCCGGTCCTGGGATGGACAGGTGGCTGAGTCCCGCCCGGGAGGAGGACCCGGGGGccctgttggggtggggggcgtcaTGGGGGGagctctgggctgggggaggccagTGAGGGAGGGACTCTGCGCCACCCAGGAGTCCGGGCCACACCCAGAGGGGCCTGCCCCCGAGCCGCCCCCACGCGGCAGATCCCCTGAGCCATGCCCCGTGTCTGTCCACCAGCCGCGAGGGCGACTGCACGTGGTTACGGCAGCAGGCAGGTGGACGCCCGCGGGGGCTGGCTGTCCCCAGGGGAAAAGAAGTGACGATTATCATAGAAGATGGCTTGGGAGGTGACGTCAGGGAAGATGAGACCCATCCCAGCCACCCCGCTCTCCCCGAGGCCTGCCCTCTGCACGGCGGCAGGAAATGCTTTCTAAATTGCAAAGCGGACCTCCAGGCGCCCTGCCAGTATCCCCACAGGGTGCCCCCTTCTCCAGAGCAAGCCCATGCTTCCTAGCCAGGTGCGCAGGGGCTCCGTGACTACCCACCACCGGTGCCCCGAGCTCTGGCCGTCCCGCCCTTGGGCCTTAGCACGTGCggtgccctctgcctggaccctGGTCCCCTCTGCCACCTGAGCTGCAGGTGTGCCCTGCGGCAGCCCCTCCCGCAGGAGGCCCCTCCTCATCGCACTGCCCCCAGCTCTCCGGCCGCCCTGCAGAGCGCGCACCTTCTGCTCTTGCTCTTGCGGGGACGTCTCTCTCCGTCTCCTTTCCAGATGTTCAGGTTGCTGGCCGGGGCCTATGCCGACATGCACCCCGTGATGATGGACAAGTCGGAGAACAGGTGTGGGGGCAACTTCCAGAAGAGGGGCGGCGTCATCAACGGGGCGGACTGGTACAGCTTCACGGGAGGTGCGCCGCggcctggggggcggggcggggcggggcgggggccgagCCTCCTCTCAGCAGCTTTTCCTGGGAACTCGATCCTGGAACTTCTGGGAGGGAGAGAAGCGAGGATGCGTGACGGGTGGGGTGACTTCTGATCAGGGGCGGGAGAAGTTAGGCGTGGCCGGCTTTAGTTCTCTTGCTGCCTTGGTGACGTTCACGGGTGACTGTCGTGGAAGGGCGAGACTGTGACTTTGTGTCGCCATTTCTGTGGTTTGTTTACTGTCACTTGACATCTCATGATTCCACCCATGACCAGTTCTTTGTTGCCCTCTGGGGGTTTCGTAGGGGTGCCTGATGGAGTACAGGATCCGCAGTTACATGTGAATTTCAGAGACGTGGAAGAGTTTTTAGTTGTGTATAAGCGCTGTGTGAGCCCCAGGTATCGCGTGGCACAGACTTACGCTGAAACCATATTCGTCGTTTCTCTGAAACGTGGGAGCAAGGGACACCCTGTGTCACGGGGCCACCGGAGGCCGGGCCCGCGTGCTGCCGGCCATCCCTCCACGCGGGCCCGACCCTCGTGCATCATGTCATTCGGCAGATGAGGAGACGGGGCTCAGACAAGAGAAGGACCAGCTCGAGGGCCGCGgcacgtggcagagctgggactcccCCTGCCTGTCCCCCCACGACTcctgtgggggtggagagggcgACCGCTCAGCTCCTGTTCCAAAGCCACGTTCACCCCCTGCTCAGCACCCCTGCTGCCCACGATGGCATGTGTGGTCCTTCCTGGGGGGCAGGTGGCTTCTCGCCCTCCCGGGACCCAGACACACGGGTTCCCTGATCCTTGGTGGGGAGGGCTCCAAGTCTCGGTCATGACCTGTTCCTGGGGTCTGCAAAGGCCCCGCTGCGGGGCTGAGCCTGGGAGGGGCCAGCCGGGCTCCCTCATATAGGACATGGACCCAGGGAGGGCATGGGGCCAGCAGTCAGGGACAGAGGGGCCATCTGCAGGGCAGTGTGGCCCCACTGTGTAGGTGAATGTGAAGTCAGGAAGGGTGGCCTCCAGGTACCAGGGCTCGGAGGAGGCCCTGAAGCTCTGAAGGCCCGGGGCCCCAGCTGCCCCAGGCCTGCCTCGGAGCACGGCTGCAGCTACTGCTGCACTAGACTTCCCAaagcatgggacttccctggtggtccagtggttaagacttgccttccaatgcagggggtgcaagttcgatccctggttggggagctaaggtcccacatgcctcgtggccaaaaaaccaaagcataaaaaaaatagaagcagtattgtaacaaactcaataaagactttaaaatggtccacatcagaaaaaactttaaaaaaaaaaaagaaagaactcccGAAGCAGATGGGGTGGAGGGCAGATGtgggtggagtggggggtggcGGGGTGCAGTGGCGGTCAGCCCTACCTGCTCTGAAGCCTCTGCTGCCTTCCTGGCTGGCCATCAGCCTTACTGGGCGTGGCTTCCCAGCGATGGAGGTCGTAGGACCTTCCTCCCTGGGCTGTTCTCAGGACTGTCCAGATAAATGGACATTATCCTTGGGGGCTCAGGCCAGGGGATGGGCCAGCAGCTTGGACCCCAGGGGCACGTGTGGCCCCACACGCTCCCAGCTTCTCTACTGGAAGTTCTTCCTTACCCCCCGAGGAGCCACACAGATAGTGGGTGAGCCCTCAGACATGGGCGCCAGACTGCTTGGTCCCCGATGCAGCTCCCCCGTCTCTGGGACCTTGGGTGGGAGCCGTGAAGCCCCCGGGCCTCAGTCTGCCCATCTGGGAGGCGGGGGTAggaccacagcccctccctgcgGCCCAGCCCGGGGCCCTGCAGGGGCCGGTGTTGAGGGCCGTCCCCTGTGCTGCAGGCATGTCCGACTTCAACTACCTGCACAGCAACTGCTTTGAGATCACGGTGGAGCTGGGCTGCATGAAGTTCCCGCCCGAGGAGGCCCTCTACACCATCTGGCAGCACAACAAGGAGCCGCTGCTGAACTTCATGGAGATGGTGAGCCCTGGTGGCCTCCAGGGCCCGGCGTGGGGAGGTGGCCCCCTCGACCGGGACGCCGTGCAGTGAGGCTCAGTGCCACCCAGTCACACGATTGCACTGCGCTTGTTTAATCATTAACTATCTACGTTCATGAGTGACGTCTCGCCGGCCACCCTGGGGTGCAGGGACCAGGGCAGCCCTCAGGACGCGCCTGACCCAGCCTTGGAGCCCACGGggtcttcctggaggaagtggcacCTGGGCTGCATCTTGAAGAAGGAGGGAGATCAGGTGACAGGATGGGGACCCCCCCGACAGAGGGGGCGGCACATGTTAGAATTCAGAGGAGCGTTTAGACTTTCGGGGGTCCTGTGGCCGGAGTGGGGAGTGTGGccgtggggatggggtgggcccTGGGCGGGGCAGGCCTGGAGGTGATGTCTGGGCAGCAGGGTGTCCGTGTGGTCCAGGCAGGGCCTTGGGCACATCTGCCCCTGGGACTCAGAGGGGAGGACATGGGCTGCTGGGGCAGGAGAAGGGCAGCCAGACCGGGGGGTAACCCCCACCCCGGCGTGGGGCTGAGGTCATCCAGAAATAGGCCGTGACTGGGGGCCTCGGAGAACATGTCTAAAATCACCTGTCACTGGACCCAGAGAGCCAGGTCTCGCAGCGGCCTGGTGGCCACGTGGGGACCTGATGTCACCACCAGAGTGgtccccccacctctcccagccctgccccgcccTTCAGTTTCCCCCGCATGGCCCGCAACGGAGGGATGTGGTTCTGAATAAGGTAACGCTCGTGAAAGGAACGCAGGAATTCGCCATGGAACGTGACAGGGGTTTTGTAGAAGCCTCCGTGCCTTTTTGGTTTTTCCCAAGCATTTTAAGAATCATAAAAATGGCGTGTTCCCGCAGTGCCCCAGTGAGAAGCGGGACCTAAGAGAGAAACAGGGTTGCCCGAGGGAGACAAGGAGGGGTTGTGAGTGCACAGAGCTTTACAGTGggtgcctgccctgcccctgccccccccaacccccaccccatgtgGCTTTGAATGCTGACAGCAGTCCTGGCCGGGAGGGGGCTGCCCGGTTTTATAGATGGAGGAGTGGGGGAGCTGGGGAAGGATCATGCTGGTCGGGGGTCTCTGGGCTCCCATCCCGGCTCACGGGCTGTGAGACCGCCAGAGGAGGAGACAAAGGGTCAGGAAGTGACCGGGCTGGTCCAATGTCACCCGTCCCTGCTCAGAGCTCAGACTCAGATCTGCCTGCCCAAACCCCAGTTCTGTTGTCGAGGGCCCTCCTTTCTAGAAAGATCAGGAACCTTCCCCCAGGCAGGAAGCAAGCAGAGCCTCCGGACCAACATCTGCAGCAACAGGAAGAGAGCAAGGCCGCGGAGGATGACTGCGCATAGTCAGCGCTGCTCCTGGCTCGCGGCTGCGCCGGCGACCTCGCGGCTCGGGGCCAGTTGTGGCCTCCTCGCTCGTTTCACTTTATGGCTGTCTGGTGAAAATGACTTTTAAGGAGCCTTAAACGGAGCTGGAATCGCTCCGTGGATATTGTATGTGAAGGCTCGGGGTATAAAGATTTAATAGCAAGCATGATACCGCGGAAGTGCAGGCAGCACGCGGCCGGGCGTGGCCGGGCCCCCCAGGCCGGCCCTCAGGACGGCCGCCCAGACCTCCTGATAAGGATCCGTCTGTCTCGTCCACTGAGGCCTTTCCCGCAGTGATCCTGACCAGGCCTGGGGGGCGGGGCATCTCCATCCCCCGGGtcaggaggggaggggcgggcccGCCATCGCTCCTCTGCCCGAGAGCTCCGTGTTCCTGGTGCTGCATGAAGGTGACCTTGCTCTCTTCAGCCTGAGCGCAGGGCCGGACCAAAACCTAGCCAGTGCCTGCTGGCCTCACACGAGGCCCTGCTGTGTGTCTGGCCTCTGCGctcaggttggggggaggggaaagggcagATGGTGACATCACAGTAAGGTCAGGGCTGGGAGAGTGGAGGCCAGGACTGTGGGATCCCAGTAGAGACCCCTGATGTGGCCGGtcatcagggagggcttcctggaggaagaggagtgTGTACTGTGTCTCTAAGGAGGAGAGGAATaggccaggtgagggagctgGTCAGGTGTTGTGAGCAGAGGAAGGGCCAGGATGGAGGCTGGGAGTCTGGGGGCAGCACTGACTGCGAGCAGGGTAGCCTCCGGGGGCAGAACAACCCCCCGCGCTGTTTCCCCTCCCACCCAGGCATCCCAGCCTCCTTTGACGTGAGCTTCAATCTCTGGTTGTTCTCAGCCTGATAGAGCAAGGCTGTTCAGCTTGTTCGTTGCTGGTTGTTTCAGGAGAACTGCACGGGCTCAGGGTTCTGGGAGGTGGTTTCTTTGGAAAGCGTGGCTTCCTCGTCTGCCGTGATGAGTGCAGGAGCTGCGGGGCGTGTGCTCAGGAGCGGCTGTGCTCAAGACCAGCCcatcatgagggtggggccatCTTGCGTCCAGCTCGGCTGCTGTGCCTCACGTGTATTAATTCTTATTCCCCGAGGTGGGCACGGTGACCCTGTGTTACAGATGGGGCGAGTGGGCCAGGATGCCAgctagcttgcccaaggtcagggaGTGCGTTGGTGCCTGGCCAGGACTGACACCAGGGTCCAAACCCTCGGGCCTGTGTCCTCCTGCTGCCCCACGCTGCCTTTGGGACCTCAGTGCAGAGAGACCCCGCCACACCAGCTCTGCTTATGCAGGCAGGGGGCTCAGATGTGTTCACGGGTGGACATGAGGGGGTCTGCTGCTCAGTGCTCGTGGCCCAGGAGATGTTGTCAGCCAGACCCCCGAGCTGGACTGTGGGCCATTCACACACCCGTCGCAGGGTTGACTGCTGGCGGGGTCCCCAGAGGTGGGCTCCCTGGTCACCCttgcttcacagatgaggagactggggCCTAGAGTGGGGGTGGCTTACTCAAGATGGCAGGGCAAGTGGTGCAGAGCTGGACTCAGCCGGGCCGTTTCCCTGGAGATGGGTGGGGACTGGCTGGGCGGGCTGCCGGGTGCTCAGGAGGATGCATGCCGTGCCCATGCTCTGTCCTTGGTCTCCTCAGGTGCACCGGGGCATCAAAGGCGTGGTGATGGACAAATTCGGCAAGCCGGTCAAAAACGCCCGGATCTTGGTCAAGGGCATCCGCCATGACATCACCACCGGTGAGCTCTTCCTGGGGCCACGTGATGCCAGCGCCTGCAGCGCTCAGAGCGTGCCCGTGGCTCCTTCCATCCTCTGCCAGCctgggggggtgagggtggggagcccGGGGGCCTGCGTCCACCTCGAGCGGCAGCATTGGGTCCGAGGTGGTGGGGGTGCACGCAGGTCCTGGCTGCCAGTGACCAACGATATGGATTCCATGTTCTTCAAGAAGTGACTTCTGGGCAAACGTCACCTCCTCAAAGATTACGGGAGGGACCCCGTTGGTTCCTATCACAGAACTTGTATCCCTTTGATAAGCTGGTGTGTCCATGTGGACTCTGGGTGCCCTTAGGGATTTCAcagctgatttaaaaaatactatacatTGTGATGTGAGTTCCTAGTGGAAACACAGTCCAGAGGAAGGAGGGATTGCTAACTGTgtgggggatgggatgggatgggctGTGAAGGCTTCAGGGAGGAGGTGCTGCCTAAGCAGGGCTTTgagggatgaataggagtttgatAGAGGGAGCGTTGGGAAGGATATTCTAGGCCAATGCAAGACAAGTGCACCTTGGGGTCTGTCTGCCCTCCAGGCTGACACCCCCTGCCTCCCATTGCCCAACATCTCAAGGCTGTCTGCTCCCGGGTCATTTTCATTCTATTTGTCCACAGCTCCAGATGGTGACTACTGGAGACTGCTGCCCCCAGGGTCCCACATCGTTATTGCTCAAGCCCCCGGCTACTCCAAGGTCATCAAGAAAGTCACCATCCCTGCCCGGATGAAGAGGGCCGGCCGCGTGGACTTCATTCTCCAGCCGCTGAGGACCGGACCCAAAACGTTCCTTTTCGGGCCACAAAGAAGTGGACACGGAGGTGCCAGCCCACACGGGGAGCCTGAGGAGCCCGGCCAGGACCCCCTGGGGGCCCAGAGACAGCCCACGGCCAGCGGCAGCAAGCCCTGGTGGTGGTCCTACTTCACGTCGCTGGGCCAGCACCAGCCACGCTGGCTGCTCAAGTACTAGGCACCCCTGCCCCTGCCGGACGCGCAGGCCACACGGTCTCCTGCTCTTGATCCCGTCTTCCAGAGACAGCCCACAAAGCCGTTTCCATTTTATTAAAGTGTTTCTAGTCACCTCCGGCCGTGATGAGAGGCTCTGTGTGTGAGGCCCTGCAAGGGAAGACATGgcccctggaggagagagggctgCCCGGCCTGTCCACCTCCATGACCCTGGGTAAGGGCTTCTCTGTCCCACAggtggccagcagcagggctgccctTCAAACCCTTCTGTGCGGGGCCCGTTCCCAGAACGCGAGGCCTTGAATCCAGAGGGGTATCTACTTTACAGAccggaaactgaggctcagcggGGCTGTGATGCCACAAGGTCCCACGTGGAGAGGCTGGTGCTGGGCTGGGAGCTGAGACTCTGGGTCCTGTGGCTGAAGGTTGTGTGTCGGGGAGTatgtggaggtgggaggagaaggagaaaggtgGGGGGAGCCTGGCTGGGGGAGTCGGGGGGGCAGCGTGGTCACAACCTCAAGGGCAGGAGAGCTGGTAAGAAGCGTCACCCAGGCTCACACTCAGAGGCTCTGATTCCAGGAGGGAGGGTCTCCCTTGGCCCTTCCTCATCCCATGTTGCCACCAACTTAGGTCCAGGGACACCCAAGGCCCCAAACTCCCCACAGGACCCCCTTCTGGTCCGCCTCTGGAGTCAGGTGGATCTGTCCATCCTGGGATCTTTCGGGCATGGAGTGAGGTAGCCTATAGAGAAGGATTGTAAAGAGGGTGTGCTAGTCAGCTAGGGCTGCGTAACAAAGCACCGCAGACCGGGCCTCAGACCACAGACACTTGTCTCCTGGTCTTGGAGGCTGGGGGTCTGAGTCAGGCTGTCAGCaagctggttccttctgagggcgtGGGGGAGGACATGCGCCAGGCCTGTGTCCTCGGCTTCTAgatggccatcatcaccctgTCCCTTCACATCCTCTTCCCTCCATGACCGTCTGTCTCTCTATCCAAATGTCTTCTGTTTGTAAGTCCTATTGAATCAGGGTCCACCCTgatggcctcattttaatttgatcacctctgtaaagactctgtctccaaatacagtcacgttCACAGGTACTGGAGCTTAGGACTTCAAAATaaatttggtggggggggggggggttggcagGAGGGGATGCAATTCAACCCACAAGAAAAGGATCATCTGCAAGGCAGTGGCTTCCATGCTTGCTCCTGGCTGTGTTCTTGGGGTCCCTTGCATCCTAGTGTCCCGTACCTGGGCAGGGTTGACCCCACACAGAAGTGGGTTATCCCACTGGAGCAGTGCCTTGACCCCAGCCCTATACCAGCCTGACTCGCACCAGCACAATCAGCACTGTGGGATTACTTCCTGGGCCAAAGCCAACAGGAGCGGGCATGCTTCTGATGCTAGGCGCTGATGTTTTGAGGGGAAGGTGGAAGGGGGGTGGCTAGGGCATCTTCCAGTCACAAATCTGGCCCCCATACAGTGGTTCACAGTTTGCAAAGAGAGACACGTGTACATCCAGGGATGATCTGGAGCTTTGGTCAAATGTCACAGCTTTTGGAGCCCCTCTACCCCGCATTCACCCATATGTCAGTGGTCCTGAAGATCAGCATTTATTTGGCcccactgtgtaccaggcacccTATCCCTGCTGCACAGATGTGGGTGCCGCCTAGAG is a genomic window containing:
- the CPZ gene encoding carboxypeptidase Z yields the protein MRPPPPPLLLAMLVLAAARPGCEPAWDPAGGCPRPAAADSAMCVDLQLQTCSDAAYNQTAFPTLLQQRSRAAVESSSEYVLLSVLHHLLEGQCNPDLRLLGCAVLAPRCEGGRVRRPCRHVCEALREACLPAFDAIDMAWPYFLDCGRYFAGREEGCYDPLEKLRGGLDIEEAPPSGHPPTFIRFAHHSYAQMVRVLKRTAARCAHIAKTYSIGRSFDGRELLVIEFSSRPGQHELMEPEVKLIGNIHGNEVAGREVLLYLAQYLCSEYLLGSPRIQRLLNTTRVHLLPSMNPDGYEVAAAEGAGYNGWTSGRQNAQNLDLNRNFPDLTSEYYRLASTRGVRSDHIAIPQHYWWGKVAPETKAIMKWMRTIPFVLSASLHGGDLVVSYPFDFSKHPQEEKMFSPTPDEKMFRLLAGAYADMHPVMMDKSENRCGGNFQKRGGVINGADWYSFTGGMSDFNYLHSNCFEITVELGCMKFPPEEALYTIWQHNKEPLLNFMEMVHRGIKGVVMDKFGKPVKNARILVKGIRHDITTAPDGDYWRLLPPGSHIVIAQAPGYSKVIKKVTIPARMKRAGRVDFILQPLRTGPKTFLFGPQRSGHGGASPHGEPEEPGQDPLGAQRQPTASGSKPWWWSYFTSLGQHQPRWLLKY